In Eleutherodactylus coqui strain aEleCoq1 chromosome 11, aEleCoq1.hap1, whole genome shotgun sequence, a single window of DNA contains:
- the RCN1 gene encoding reticulocalbin-1, whose protein sequence is MEPQSLLYLLLFCAGEILTKPTFRKERIRLDPDLNAQVHEENQSFQMDHEAFLGKDEAKTFDQLTPEESKDKLGKIVDRIDSDNNGLISTEELTAWIKRVQKRYVYENVARVWKDYDVNKDNHISWEEYKQATYGYYLANPEEFQDAAEQFSFKKMLPRDERRFKQADLNGDLEANREEFTAFLHPEEFEHMKDIVILETMEDIDKNGDGFVDEDEYIADMFSHEEGTPEPDWVATEREQFSDFRDLNKDGKMDNDEIRHWILPQDYDHAQAEARHLIYESDVNKDKMLTKDEILENWNMFVGSQATNYGEDLTRNHDEL, encoded by the exons atggaGCCTCAAAGCCTTCTTTACCTTTTACTATTCTGTGCTGGAGAGATCCTCACCAAACCCACGTTCCGCAAGGAGAGGATCCGCCTGGACCCCGACCTCAACGCTCAGGTCCATGAGGAGAACCAGAGCTTCCAAATGGATCACGAGGCGTTCCTGGGGAAGGATGAGGCGAAGACCTTTGACCAACTCACTCCAGAAGAAAGTAAAGACAAACTGGG CAAAATAGTTGACCGGATAGACAGCGACAACAACGGGTTAATCAGCACGGAGGAGCTGACGGCGTGGATCAAGCGGGTCCAGAAGAGATACGTTTATGAAAACGTCGCCCGAGTTTGGAAGGACTACGACGTCAATAAAGATAACCATATATCATGGGAAGAGTACAAACAGGCCACCTACGGATATTACCTGG CAAACCCTGAGGAGTTCCAAGACGCCGCCGAGCAGTTCAGCTTCAAGAAGATGCTTCCCCGCGACGAAAGGAGGTTTAAACAAGCCGATCTGAATGGAGATCTTGAGGCGAACCGGGAAGAGTTCACGGCGTTCCTTCACCCAGAAGAGTTTGAGCACATGAAGGACATCGTTATATTG GAGACCATGGAAGACATCGACAAGAATGGAGATGGCTTTGTTGATGAAGATGAATATATTG CGGACATGTTCTCGCATGAAGAAGGGACTCCAGAACCTGACTGGGTAGCCACCGAAAGGGAACAGTTTTCAGATTTCCGCGACCTCAACAAGGATGGAAAAATGGACAACGATGAAATCCGACACTGGATTCTTCCTCAAGATTATGACCACGCACAGGCCGAAGCCAGGCACCTAATCTACGAGTCCGACGTGAACAAG GATAAAATGTTGACCAAAGATGAGATCCTAGAGAACTGGAATATGTTTGTGGGTAGCCAGGCCACGAACTACGGAGAAGACCTCACCAGAAACCATGATGAGTTGTGA